A genomic window from Candidatus Binataceae bacterium includes:
- a CDS encoding nitrate reductase associated protein has translation MIRQFEFEAEIYQSLSCVPMQARRKLDAVGIKVHLAQWQQLGRGERLMICHVPANSPEECAALKLFIEEATLARAGSPPKELSEEARRSATPPPVPPPRLISHARHLGTDLTQDKWNQLDEDERYALVKLGDVERPSHNLKSALIEFFS, from the coding sequence ATGATTCGCCAGTTTGAGTTCGAGGCCGAAATCTACCAGTCGCTGAGCTGCGTTCCGATGCAGGCGCGGCGCAAGCTCGACGCGGTTGGAATCAAAGTTCATCTTGCCCAGTGGCAGCAACTGGGCCGCGGCGAGCGCCTGATGATCTGTCACGTTCCGGCAAATTCCCCCGAGGAATGCGCCGCGCTCAAGTTGTTCATCGAAGAGGCCACCCTGGCGCGCGCGGGCAGCCCTCCTAAAGAACTGTCCGAGGAAGCACGCCGCAGCGCGACACCGCCCCCGGTACCTCCGCCGCGCCTGATCTCCCACGCCCGCCATCTGGGCACCGATCTGACTCAGGACAAGTGGAACCAGCTCGACGAAGACGAGCGCTACGCCCTGGTCAAATTGGGCGACGTCGAACGTCCCAGCCACAACCTGAAGTCCGCACTCATAGAATTCTTCTCCTAG
- a CDS encoding SDR family NAD(P)-dependent oxidoreductase, with protein sequence MSRSNPVALVTGVGPGTGAAIARRFAQGGYQVAMLARNHARLQALEREVASSRAYACDVTDEAQLDATVAAVRTDLGEPRVLVHNAVGGAFGNFMEIEPAVLNHNFQVNTMALLYLARRLAPAMVTAGDGAIIATGNTSAQRGKASFAGFAPTKAAQRILAESMARELGPKGVHLAYVVIDAVIDLEWTRRRFANEPDNFFIKPAAIAEEVWHIAHQDRSAWSFNVELRPFREAW encoded by the coding sequence ATGAGCAGATCGAATCCGGTGGCGCTGGTAACCGGAGTGGGGCCTGGCACCGGCGCCGCGATCGCGCGGCGTTTCGCGCAAGGCGGTTACCAGGTCGCAATGCTGGCGCGCAATCATGCGCGGTTGCAGGCGCTCGAGCGCGAGGTAGCGAGCAGCCGTGCCTACGCGTGTGACGTGACGGATGAGGCGCAGCTGGATGCGACCGTCGCGGCCGTTCGCACCGACCTGGGAGAGCCCCGCGTATTGGTGCACAACGCGGTCGGGGGAGCTTTCGGAAATTTCATGGAAATCGAGCCGGCGGTGTTGAACCACAATTTCCAGGTCAACACGATGGCGCTGCTCTACCTGGCGCGACGACTGGCGCCCGCGATGGTAACGGCAGGCGATGGCGCCATCATCGCCACCGGCAACACCTCAGCCCAGCGTGGTAAGGCAAGTTTCGCGGGCTTTGCTCCGACCAAGGCGGCACAGCGGATTCTGGCGGAGTCGATGGCGCGCGAGCTGGGACCCAAGGGGGTTCACCTTGCTTACGTGGTCATCGACGCGGTGATCGATTTGGAGTGGACGCGACGGCGATTTGCCAATGAACCGGATAATTTTTTTATCAAGCCCGCGGCGATCGCAGAGGAAGTGTGGCACATCGCCCATCAGGATCGCTCGGCATGGTCGTTCAACGTGGAGCTGCGTCCGTTTAGGGAGGCGTGGTAG